AAGGCCATGAACAACAGTTGGCACCCTGACTGCTTCTGCTGCGATATTTGTCAGGCAGTACTTGCAGATGTGGGATTTGTCAAAAATGCTGGCAGGTTAGTAATCCCGGCTTTTTAGAGTCTAGCAAATAACAGCGTGGCAGCTTTTTGAACAGGTGGCGTCACTTGCCAAGCTTGTGACTCGCTTTGCATTTTAGCAAATAATGGAATTTTAAGCAGCTGTGATGGAGTGTGTCACAAAATCCgtagaaatgtttattttggtttttgtttcccTCAGGCACTTGTGTCGTCCATGCCATAATCGGGAGAAGGCTCGGGGCCTAGGCAAGTATATCTGCCAGAAGTGCCATGCTATTATTGAAGAGCAGCCGCTGATCTTTAAGAATGATCCATATCACCCTGACCACTTCAACTGTAACAACTGCGGGTCGGTGCCAATACCTTCAGCTTATTCTCATATTTCCACACATTCTACTGCAGGGGTGCCCAAAattggtcctcgagggccggcatcctgcatgctttagttctctccctggtggtagtaacaaccctTTCAGCAtatcaatgttcttcttagacCTTCTAATGAGACATTATTTGacccaggtgtgttaaaccagggagagaactaaaacatgtaggTTGCCGGctctcgaggaccgactttgggcaccactgttCTACTGGTAGGATAGGGTCACAAGCCAGCAgtctgtttaaattttattgatatttctttTGTCCTAGAAAAGAGTTGACTGCTGATGCAAGAGAACTGAAAGGGGAGCTCTTCTGTTTGCCTTGCCATGATAAGATGGGTGTGCCAATCTGTGGCGCCTGCAGGAGGCCCATTGAGGGACGTGTGGTCAATGCCATGGGCAAGCAGTGGCATGTGGAGGTTTGTGAATGCTTCAGTCCTGGGTTTTCTTGGTAATATTTCTAACACTTCAATGCATTCATTACCTGTTAAATGGCTCATATTGtctttttgtctaaaaatgtgttttctaatttaaaaaacacactatgttaaaatattttggccAGAATGAAAGTAGCATAAATATAATCATGAAACTCAAATTAAAGATgaaagaattattatttttttctcattattgaTTATTATAATTTTGTGTCTCATTTGATTCTGACTTCAGATATTCTTCATAAACTTTCAGGCACAAAACCCTCTTTCCCCCTATCTATACAGATGGATATTATTTTGTCCAAATCATAAATACTTCCATGGTCTTATTCAGATCTCTCCTTAGGGCAGTCAGACTTGGGTagaatataaaaacattcaataaattatgCATGTTGTCAAGATATATGAActtgaaaatgaaggaaaaggtATTTGGACCCAAAACGCTCTAAGCTAGTTGGAGTGTTTCTGACTGGCCTGAGAGTTTGGACAAGACAAATTCTCCAGAGGTCAAGCAAGGCAGATCAAATGATGGATTCATCTGCCTGAAGGCTGCTGCATTTCATACTCTTTAAAGTATGAAATACTCTTTACTAACAGTGTTCAGCAGACGGTGTAATGCTGAAGATGTTAATTGGCAGCAAGTAGTTTTACATCGAACCACTTCAGAAATGTATATAACAGACAtgaggcttttttaaaattttttattagttaCACCATGAATACTTTGTATTATGGGATGCATTACGGGATGCATGGGTACACAACAAGAAGAGACTAAATACAAACTGCACTGTTTTTTGAAGTTTCAGACATTTTACCAGTAAACTTTCCCAACTATTTAACAGCCAGATTTACACCATGTTTACATGTTTAGATTGCAACCAGCATCTCTTCAGTATGATCAGTATTTGACTTTCATTAGAAATGCAAATCTTCCCCTTGGTAACAACTATTTTTTTACAGCACTTTGTTTGTGCCAAATGTGAGAAACCTTTCCTCGGTCACCGCCATTACGAGAGAAAAGGTTTGGCTTACTGTGAGACGCATTACAATCAGGTAAGAAGCTAAAACTTGGCTTTGAATGACACGACTAACATCACATTGcaggtagacaatgaaggaatttgtttgctttctctCCTTGTTTCTCTGCTGTTAAGCTCTTTGGGGACGTGTGTTATCACTGCAACCGTGTGATTGAAGGCGATGGTGAGCATTGGTGTGATAAAACACATAATTAGGATCTTCTATGGTtcagtaatttaaaaagttctgtGGTTCAGTAATAAACAAAGTGTTGCTTTATGTGACAGCAGCtgaatcttctgttttttttattttttctgcccCCCCTCAGTTGTGTCTGCTCTCAACAAAGCCTGGTGTGTCAGTTGTTTCTCCTGCTCCACCTGCAACACCAAGCTCACTCTCAAGTAAGTCTTAATATGTTCATTGATGCAAACCACAAAATCTAGTCACATGCAACTCTTCCACCTCATGTTTGTTGTGCTCTTACTTTTCTTTAACACTTCTCACTATTAATAGGTGTGTTTTTTCGTGATTCTCCAACACTGCTTCtttcttatttcctgttttcctccTGTGTCTTCTTTTCCATGCCTCAATTGGTGTGTTTATGACAACTCAGAGATAAGTTTGTTGAAATTGACTTGAAACCAGTGTGTAAGCATTGCTATGAGCACTTGCCTGAGGAGCTGAAACGCAGACTTGCTCGGCGTGAACGTGACGCTAAAGATCGCAGGAAAAAGCCGGCAGTGTGCCTGTAGCTTCACCACTCCATCCATGGATTGGTGCTATCGCTgccttcctttcttcctgtggTTGTCCTTCTTCTTTGGCTCTATCGCATGTcattatttcttgtaatttattttgtggttgTTTGTGTTGGTGGCATGAGTCTAAAACATGTACATGCATGTTAAATATAAGCAGAGCTCGATTGGCTGATTAAATTCAGATACCTGGTAATTATTTTAGTCGGTCAGACAGAAAAAGCTTGGTGCAACGTGTTGCATTCAGAGATTTGTAATGTAGTCAACAACATAACACCCAAAATACTCCAGtggttttattcctgttttcCTCTTTGCAGGAACAAGTTTGTAGAGTTTGACATGAAGCCTGTTTGTAAAAAGTGTTATGAGAAGTTTCCGCTTGAGCTCAAGAAAAGGCTCAAGAAGCTGGCGGAGTCATTGGGACGGAAATGAGCTGCTGTCTGATAATCACCTGGACGGGCTCCTGCTGCGGTAAAATATCCAGGGAAGATTTTTATAGTAAAACATGAAGCCATTTTGGAGAAATTGAATAAAGGAAAAAGTTAGCTCTAGATCAATACCAGGAAAGTTGTAAGTGAAGGTTTATCAGGTTTGCTTGAATCCATCTGTTTACAAATCGACATTGACCCAAAAGGTGAAATTCATcgaaaaatatgcatttatacAAATATATGCAACTATTTCACCTCATAcccatctttttaaaaaaatgtttttgagtttttatattttgtttgtttgtacattcctaaattcttatttttttccgtGGAGTGTTTCAATGTTTAAGTCTATTCTCCCTCTACTATTACCATGTTTGTTAGCTGTGTTAGTGTGCCTGCCAGAATATAGAGTTTAATTTGACTCTTAATTACACATGTGCCTTAAAAACAAGAGCAGTTTAAATGGGAATGGCTTCTATATTACAACTTCATTCAGTATAGCTGTCCTTGTGTTCGTCTTAGACTTATTTGTTGAATATGAAATCCTTTGACCCTTATGTCCTATgtcatttttctaatttttagaaaaatcttcaagttttcaaaatattgtgtaaaattaaTATCCTTAATGAATATATATTCCGTATCAAATTGTGAAATTAATGACTGTGTAAAATTCATGCACCTAATATGGGTCTTGTTCTTATATTTCAAAATCTAATTATGTATGCTGTCTGAAATGTGGTTATGTATTTCAAATGCCTGGAGTAGTTGGATATCTCTGgattaattaacatttaaaacattcaaaggTGAACGGCTAATAGGAAAGCAGAACTGTTTTTAGTTAGTATTTTAACTTGTTTGATGTGAAAATATCACTAACAAACCTTCTAAttgctttgattatttataAACTTGAATGCGTTTTGAAATGACAGCCacacaaaataagttttttgtGATAATTTTACTGTTGGAAGactttgtgtttacatttcagtTGTGGGCTTGCATTTTATTAGATGGAATTGAAAATTACAGTTTATTGCATCTTATGTACAGTGCTGAGATGCTTCAttaaagatcaataaagtattctgAACACATACTGTTGAACTTGAGTTTACAGGAGTTAATAAATCTGAgcttattatatatttatttcctcCGCAACATAACTTCAATGCTTCATGGTGTTAAATTTCCCAGAGATTAAACCCGCAGCTGTAAGAAGAGTTTGTCTAATATCTTTGTTctcatataaatatttatctccCTTGACATATTTTGCTTCATCACAGTCTTATTCATTTAATCTCATTATGTGATTCAAATTCATGAGTCCTTAAGTTCCACTTATGAATAAACCGCTTTGaattaaagtttgaaaaatatcAGCTATAAATGACTTGCGTGGTAAACTCTGGAAACACACCTTTAGTGACTTGGTAAAGTTTAGTAGATAATCTTGCAAACTAagactgatttttgtttttacttaaatgGTTATGAACTGTAATTAcattaaaagcaacataaacaCTTCCAGTACTGGAAGTAGAATTCTACTGGAAGTGTCTTTGAGCTGCTGTAGTTCAGCTGtgaattaatatatttaaaaaaaaatgttgcactcTGGGACTTGAGTCCATATCCTGGAAGCCAGAACCAACAGTTGAGGTGTAATGAAAACATATCAAAACTCTTACAACACACCTGCTTATTAAAGCTATACAAACATggaaaaggatttttaaaaattttggaGCACTCAGTGTACCTTAGCACATTCAATGTATTTAACTATGTTACAAAAGGCAACTGTTAACACAGGCTGGTGGTAGATGAGTAATTATTTCTTCACTACACACCGGAGGAGCTTGGACAGGTGGGTTTTGGCAGGTAATGGCAGCATGTTCTCGTCCTGTGGCCGTATGGGTGAGACGAAACTCAAGAAGTGCTGTTTGAAAGTTGCCCATTCACCAAATGTCATACCCAGGAGGGCTTTCAGATCTTCTGTGTCACCAAAGACCAGAGCAGAGCCATTGAGCTTatgttttttcactgtttccCTGTACGTACTGTCCAATTTCATCCTCtccatctgaaaaaaaatcaatataaaacaCAGTGTTGTCAGTGTGCCTGTTAGAAATGTTAGGTCAATGAGTAAGGCTGagaaatgttataaaatattttatcagcaCTGAAAgtacacaaaaatgcataaaggAATGTGCAAAACTGCTACCACTGCAAAATCataaaatgatggaaaaatgtCCAACAAGATCTCTTTCTGACAAAATATCACTACAGATTTAAATCtgatagttaaaaaaaataaaaaagaaatcgaGAAAGCTTTAGAACAAAAATATCCAAGATATGCTGTAAGTGCATAAGTCATACAGACTAACTTTGTCTGAACTCACCTCTTCACATATGTCGTCTGTGGTCATTTTGATAAGACTTGTGACTGGAAGAGGAGCTATGTTTCTCATCCAACCAGAATTTTCCAGCCTGCTTGTCCCTCTGATAAGAGCCAGTTCCCTCCTGACTGACTGATCCAGATTCACCATTCCTACTTGAAAGATCTCCAGGTTCTTTAAGGTGAACTCAAACTCATCATCCTTGAGTAACGCTTCGAACACTTCAGGATCTCCATCCTGCTCGAGGAGGTCCTCGATGTGTGTCCGCATCACATAGAGCTCCTCCCTGGACTCGCTGAAGACCTCCCAAAGGGTCTTTGAATCATCAGAGCTCATGTTCTGTTGATCAATCGCTGCTCTCTGCTTTTCATCCTCCACACACTGGAGGATCCAGCTGAATCGACAGGGCCACTGGTTGGCTAGAACCACCCATGCTGCAGTGTGCTCTGGGTCAGGAAACTCTTTCTTCAGTAACTTCATGATTATGACCGTTACCCAGACAGAGCTGATCGTCCTCTTCATTGAGATGGCATCATCTAACATGTACTTGTTCAGCTTTCTTTCACCGTTGCTAAGTATTGTCTGAACCATTTTTTCCAATTCATCCTCTTTCATTTCTAAAGTATCTGAAAAGGACTCCGTTGATTCCCCAATTGCCACCACTATCGGCTCTATCACAGATGTCTTTCTCCTGTGTCTGTTCCACCTCAAGGGGCAATCTTCAGAGAATCCTGGAGTGTTGTTAAGGCTGTGAAACAACTTGCGCTTTAAATTTTCAGACATTGTTGGGACTGTGAAGGCCAGAGTGACTATGCGGTTCAGCAGTCCGTGAGCTCTGTCCTCTTTACAGATGGAGTTTTCTGCAAATTTCACCTTTTCTAACAAAACATTTGGATTTGCAGCCAGGATGGAGAGAACTGGGCTTTCCTCATCTGAGAGTAGAATATTGATGGCCCCTAGGACTGCAACAATTTTCTTGGGGGAGCAACGGTCCAGATGTGTAATTTTCAACACAATACGAATCCTCCTCCTTTCGAACACCTCCATGAACTTGATGAATTGAGTCAGAAACCACATTTCTTTCCTGACTTCATTCATGAATCCCAATCGTTTGCTGATCCGTTCGTTGTCCATTCCTTTCTTAATGTTATGAGCTTGGCTGAAGGCGAGGCTGTTGACCATCTGAAAGACAAACCTCAATCCTGTCGCTGCTGGGATTCCTAAGCATATAAAGACGGCGCCCTCAAGTAGCTCCACCTCAGTATGTTCAGTCCCCTGCCCCTCTGGGGACTGTATTTCaggaaaacccaaaacaaaaaagacaactaGGAGAACTACTGGGACAACAATGATGCCCACAAAGACAAACCACAGGGGGTAGCCTAAAATAATCTTGTATGCCCAGTTATTGATGCTGTCCTTCACCTCCTGAAGTGAAAAGAAGTAACCCAAGGAGAAAAAATGGTTACCAATCATTGCTGTGTACTGTGCATGTTACTAATATAAATgcattatttctgtaaatttaatCCCCATAATGCAGATCTCATGTTGACTTTGATCACATCCCCTTAAAGTGATTCTTAATTATCTTCAGCTTTCCCTCATGGAGGTTGGAATCATATTTGGACTCTCAATGTGGCCAGTCCCATCAATACAGCAGGTTAGATTTGATGATATTAAATGAGAAGACTCAGTTGAGTCAAATAACACTaaatcaaaaaaaacaaacaaacagcacagTATGTTAATGTATTGCACACTGAATAAGTAAAGAACTGAAAAGACACTCGCCGGATGGCTAACAAGGCATTTAAAGTgcttttcagaatatttttcaatacttttttgttacccacaaaaacacacacaacgtGAAAAGAATAAccactaaaaatgtttttaaggtaAAGAAAAGCCAACAAAAACTCACCTTTTCCTTTAGTTCATCCTCTTCATCATATTGAGTAACACGATAGAGTGCGAGTTGCAGTTTCCCAAAATTCATCTGCATGGCATTAAACAGTCGTATGGCTATCCCAGCCCATAGCATGTCACTGCCAGCAAAATGCCAAGCACTGAAATTCACATAAAGGAACCTGACGTTATGGTGATTCTGGTTCTCCGTAGTCCAGACTGGTGTGTAGAAGAGCAACCTCACAATGAGAACCAAGAAGTCTTTGACAGAATGTTTGACTGCACGgggtttttgtcctttttcagaTTTCTCCTCAATCCTCAAAGACTCCCGATTTGTGtacactgaaaaacaacaattacaaTATTTACATTGAGGATGTAGGTAGTTTAGATCCATATGATCGTATTAGAAAATATGGATGAACAATATCATCATCATATCTtctaaactgataaaaaaaggCATCTGTGACCCAGTATtggaaaagcagaataaaagatatattttaatatattttctatgGATGATTTGTTTAATAACTCGTCTCAAGTAGAAACaaagttggaagaaaaacatataaGGCACTATAATCAAAATTGCAATATTGTGCATCCAACCTCTAAAATCAAGGAATTGACATAATTCTCTGgtaaatctttaaaattttataaattttaccTATATGGCTTCAAGTAAAATACACTTAAGCAAAGAACTAAATCCAATACTTGCTCCAGGAAAACAATCAGCCATTTGCCACAGGAgaaggcaaaataaataaaatgaatgttgGGTTCTGGAGTAGTTGTATTTGTCATCTGTCTTGCAGCATCTCCGAGTCCCATTATTCTGTGAATTGTATTATCTGAACTTGAAGCTTGAtctgaaatgtgcaataaatctgccaaagtaaaaagaaaaataataattcctgTTGCAGCAGGACCTTCAGGGTACAGCAgcaacacttttcttttccatgGAGGCCTGTCACCACTCAGACTTGTTGACATGAGTTGTCTTTGTAATATATTTCCAAACATTGAATCAACAAGGTGAATTCATATGTGCAGCCTGacttagctttttttgtgtACTTTGTTTATTCCTACAACTCTCCAGAATTTTGTTTACCATGCTTTTTAAAAGAAgcatcttttttaaaagatataaGGATGACTTAGGTGACTcagtaaaaagcaaaaaaatgtcCCTTTTTAAATGCATCCAGTCAGTTTTTAAGAAGTTATTAAGACCTTTGGGTTTCACTGCATATGTTTGGACATAATATGTTGTAATATTTTGTCACCATAATATTATCATGGACAGGTGCAGTTTGCACAGTCAGCGTATCACAGTTTCACACGTCTCTGTCATGTTCACAGCTCACACAGCAGATAAGGAGACGGTGTCATAAACACTGCAAACATGCAAATCATCTGATGCAGAAAGTAGTCATCAGTGTCACACAGAGTAAACCTAGACAGGTATAAGTGGTTGTTTTAGAAACAATCTGCTTGTACTTTTCACACCATTTACCTCCTATTTGATCGAGAATCACATACAGTCGGTCTTGACAAGAAGAGTAGAGTCCCACTGTTGCTGGTGATGAAACCTTCGTTAGCGTCTTGGACAGAGCGTATGCATAGATATTATCTGAAAGCAGATTTATGTGAACAGTTAACGTGGCTAACTCATTATAATGCAGGTAATATTGCTATTGACTAAAGATATATTATTCTTTAAGTCTGTAGATGTGGAGGAGTTCTATTTCTAAACTCTGCAGATCTACATATTTCCTGGCAAAATTGTAAACTTTGATCTGAGAAACGTCTCATAAACTTGTAGAGGACCTCCATTGGGTTTCACTGTTCTCTGCATACACTCGCTTCACACTTCAGCCTTTTACACTTTATTACTCTTACAAACCTTGCACATTGAGAGACAGAAGTTGTTGCCTATTCTACTTTGCGGACAAGATCAAATGCAGTCAAATTATCTAATTATGctcaaacattattttactcTAGCCACATGATTGGATTTAGGTCAGAACCATTCTAATCTGAATATGCTTCAATCTAAACCACTTCATTGAGATCTTGTAGAGTTTCATTGTCTAATTCTATGTTGTTTTGAAGCCTTAAACAGAGTTTATTCCTGTATTTAACTCTGTTCACTTCCCGATCAACCTCAACTGTCATCCATACataatgatgctgccaccatcatgttgAATTATAGTGAACATGTTCATTAAGGTGATGTGGAGTGTTGCTTTTTCTccacaaatgtctttttttatgttggcCTGAAGGTTCAAGATTAATTCCtaacaataatttccttttccGCCACTGTTTTATACAGGGTAGACATTTAGACATGTATAAGCacattctcccacctgagctgtggatgtCTGCATCCTCTCAGTTACCATGGGCCCCTTAGCTGAATGTGAATAATGCTCTCCTTGCCGGTCCGATCACTTAAGTGAATGGCTATGTCTGACTAAGttggttttcaatattttccaaTTATTATTAGATGGGTTGAACAGAGCTTGGTGAGATGTCTTAACCCAGATTAGAAGATTTCAAAAAGCAGCTGgttgaactggattttatttaggaggtAAAAAGGCTCAATGCGGATAAAAAAAACCTATGAATCCATTTTCTTCCTTCACACAGTTATTATTGGGACATGAAAGGATCACCTTCAAGCTCACCTTTGTAGCAGAGTATGGTTGATATTTGCCaagtgaaatgttttctgtacAGCTATTTCTGACTCAGAAATAGCTTTtgaggtttgaataaaaaaatttaagaattgatatctgttaaaacatttttatagtatatattttttctactcAAATGCAGGCGCATTGGTCCAGAGACTCATTACAACTGAAGTATCCCATGAAATTTGAACTGGAATGAACTAgaaactgctttgttttttagctGAAGCAATTTAAAATGTCGTAGTGTGCAtccattttttatatttaggcATGCCTTTGTAGTAGAgaatttgagataaaaaaaaaaatctcaaatagcaaaaaacaatacagacatgtaaaaatattctggCTAACTTTGGTGTTTGACCAAGAgatatttattactttttctcaacaattttcatttaaattgttacagaaaaagaaatattaaaaaatgtaaatgtttgccATCATGACGCTAGTAACAATGTTACCATTTACAGGATATCTGCAGTATATGTTCACTAGTTTATCAGACattgcaaaaattaaaaagtgtggGTATATTCTTAAATTTACCAAATTTTGAATGATTTATCTTGAGTTAAGATACACAGGATATATTATTTGCTAAGATGAATATTCATTGgcatatatattttcatttaagctCTAAATGTTCAATTATTTTCAGGCACAGTCAGAGGTGGCCTTAGTAGATGTAACTACAGCAAGGTAAAGCACATCAGCTGTTTGGATGTGTGAAATTTCTTGGTAAAAACAACTGCAGTCTTGCaatgtttttacacaaattgtGTCAGGAATTGCAGGAGCTGCTTAAGTATCATGAGACAGTTAGGGGGTATTGTGTCCTCTCCCATCTATCATTTAATTTGCTCAGTTGTGATTCTGTTGTCTTGAAATTTTCAGAAAGACAAGACTTGTGCAATAGCAGCTACTGAAAATGCCCTCAAACTCCTTCTTGTGTTTGCTCCTGCTACCTTTTTCCCCTCCAGACTTTCAAACACCTTATGGCTGCTGTTCATTAATTTAGCCCAGACAGGCACTGTTCCCATCAAACAGGATAGAAATCAGAGGCTGAACTCACACAGAGCCACCACTGATTCACATAATAATGTTTGCGAAGTGTGTTAGGGAGAACTCATTTGCACCCTGCAACAGAGTGAAAATAGAGTCCTTCTGGGGAGAAGGGAAGTTCTCTTCTACATGCACATTCATTTCTTGTGGAATAACTCACCTGTTGTTACCTCCTTCATGATGACTGTAGGATGGGACACACAGCTGTCAGAGAAAACACCTttgatctgtgaaaaataagaaacagcAAGGCTCTCAGCTTGGGACACTTTGGAGACATTTCTGCAGCCATGTGTAATCTGTTTAGCTCCAGCTCTCTCCTCACTTCCCTCCTCTCacatctcttcctctcctcAAACCTCTAAGGGACTAATACATGtcattgcatttattttttattgatcacTCGTAATATATAAAAGGCTTCTGGATAAATTTTATGAAGGATATTAATTGttaatacaacattttttgaTGGTTTGTATGTTTCATGCTTATATACAGCTAATTGTAACTTTAATTCTGAGCAGAAAATGTATGGGGAGGCGTTTGTAATGTTAACAATACGGAATTATCAGCAACATTTAGGTTTATTTAGCCTAtaatagagagaaaaaaagtgggagttaatttttcaaagtcccattttcatcatgttatctatatatttataaatgtcagagtttgaaactgaaattcaTTTGTTCCTACATCATTCAGATTGTTGAGTAAAGTAAACATATAGTGTTTTGTCATGCTTCTGACAATCTGGTCTGATATGTTGATTTGTTTACTCGTatagtttgcaaactaaatatttaggctAAATAaagctaatatttaaattaaatattatttagttAAGAATCTTGatatttagtttctttaaactaaatatttatttactaactaaaagttttagttccaaactaaatatgtaaacattttcaaactaaatatgtagatccaaattaaatatttattttgctaagtaaatatttagctccaaattaaattttaa
This genomic stretch from Xiphophorus hellerii strain 12219 chromosome 4, Xiphophorus_hellerii-4.1, whole genome shotgun sequence harbors:
- the LOC116718522 gene encoding LIM and senescent cell antigen-like-containing domain protein 1 isoform X1, translated to MLGVAGMTGSFANALVSAACERCKSGFAPTEKIVNSNGELYHEQCFVCAQCFQQFPEGLFYEFEGRKYCEHDFQMLFAPCCHQCGEFIIGRVIKAMNNSWHPDCFCCDICQAVLADVGFVKNAGRHLCRPCHNREKARGLGKYICQKCHAIIEEQPLIFKNDPYHPDHFNCNNCGKELTADARELKGELFCLPCHDKMGVPICGACRRPIEGRVVNAMGKQWHVEHFVCAKCEKPFLGHRHYERKGLAYCETHYNQLFGDVCYHCNRVIEGDVVSALNKAWCVSCFSCSTCNTKLTLKDKFVEIDLKPVCKHCYEHLPEELKRRLARRERDAKDRRKKPAVCL
- the LOC116718522 gene encoding LIM and senescent cell antigen-like-containing domain protein 1 isoform X2 → MLGVAGMTGSFANALVSAACERCKSGFAPTEKIVNSNGELYHEQCFVCAQCFQQFPEGLFYEFEGRKYCEHDFQMLFAPCCHQCGEFIIGRVIKAMNNSWHPDCFCCDICQAVLADVGFVKNAGRHLCRPCHNREKARGLGKYICQKCHAIIEEQPLIFKNDPYHPDHFNCNNCGKELTADARELKGELFCLPCHDKMGVPICGACRRPIEGRVVNAMGKQWHVEHFVCAKCEKPFLGHRHYERKGLAYCETHYNQLFGDVCYHCNRVIEGDVVSALNKAWCVSCFSCSTCNTKLTLKNKFVEFDMKPVCKKCYEKFPLELKKRLKKLAESLGRK